One Dioscorea cayenensis subsp. rotundata cultivar TDr96_F1 chromosome 15, TDr96_F1_v2_PseudoChromosome.rev07_lg8_w22 25.fasta, whole genome shotgun sequence genomic region harbors:
- the LOC120278057 gene encoding thermospermine synthase ACAULIS5-like has product MGDISPSNGQVDARRKSCWYEEEIEQNLRWCFALNSILHTGATQYQDIALLDTKPFGKALVIDGKLQSAEIDEFIYHESLVHPALLHHPNPESIFIMGGGEGSTAREILRHRTVERVVMCDIDEEVVEFCKSYLVANRDAFFDSRLELVINDARAELEKSEGRYDVIIGDLADPIEGGPCYQLYTKSFYEDTLKPRLSDDGIFVTQAGPAGVFSHTEVFSCIYNTLKQVFKFVVPYSAHIPSYADTWGWIMASDSPLTQDAEELDLRIRQRIKGENRYLDGKTFASASMLSKAVRISLANETQVYTEGTAKFIYGHGAGHKFQSST; this is encoded by the exons ATGGGTGACATTTCTCCTTCTAATGGCCAAGTTGATGCAAGGAGAAAGAGCTGCTGGTATGAAGAAGAGATTGAACAGAACTTGAGATGGTGTTTTGCTCTTAACAG taTTTTACATACTGGAGCTACTCAGTACCAAGACATTGCATTGCTGGACACTAAACCTTTTGGGAAA GCTTTGGTTATTGATGGCAAGCTTCAAAGTGCTGAGATTGATGAGTTTATTTACCATGAATCTCTTGTTCACCCTGCTCTTCTCCACCACCCAAA TCCTGAGAGTATTTTTATTatgggaggaggagaaggatcCACTGCAAGAGAGATTTTGAGGCATAGAACTGTTGAGAGGGTGGTCATGTGTGacattgatgag GAAGTGGTAGAATTCTGCAAATCTTACCTTGTTGCAAACAGAGATGCTTTTTTCGATTCAAGACTAGAACTTGTTATCAATGATGCAAG AGCCGAGCTTGAAAAGAGTGAAGGCCGATACGATGTGATCATCGGTGACCTTGCTGATCCTATCGAAGGCGGGCCGTGCTACCAACTCTATACTAAATCATTTTATGAAGACACTCTCAAGCCTAGACTCAGTGATGATGGCATTTTTGTCACTCag GCAGGACCTGCCGGAGTTTTCTCGCACACAGAGGTCTTCTCTTGCATCTACAACACACTCAAACAAGTGTTCAAAT TTGTGGTGCCTTATTCTGCTCACATTCCTTCGTACGCCGATACTTGGGGTTGGATTATG GCATCTGATTCTCCATTGACACAAGATGCTGAGGAATTGGATTTGAGAATCCGGCAGAGGATCAAAGGGGAGAACAGATATCTTGATGGCAAGACATTTGCATCAGCTTCAATGCTCAGCAAGGCCGTTAGAATATC GCTAGCAAATGAAACTCAAGTATACACTGAGGGGACGGCAAAGTTCATCTACGGCCACGGTGCTGGTCACAAGTTCCAGTCATCAACTTAG
- the LOC120278058 gene encoding photosystem I reaction center subunit II, chloroplastic-like, with translation MAAQASTSFFSPATLTGTTIPFKPLKPLTFPQSNRLSIKLCATDEKTAPVGFTPPELNPNTPSPIFGGSTGGLLRKAQVEEFYAITWESPKEQIFEMPTGGAAIMRQGPNLLKLARKEQCLALGTRLRSKYKINYQFYRVFPNGEVQYLHPKDGVYPEKVNPGRQGVGQNFRSIGKNVNPIEVKFTGKQVYDL, from the coding sequence ATGGCAGCCCAAGCATCCACCTCCTTCTTCTCCCCTGCCACCCTCACCGGCACCACCATCCCCTTCAAACCCCTCAAACCACTTACTTTCCCCCAATCCAACCGCCTCTCTATCAAACTCTGCGCCACCGATGAAAAGACCGCTCCGGTTGGCTTCACTCCTCCTGAGCTCAACCCAAACACTCCTTCTCCCATCTTCGGCGGCAGCACTGGTGGTCTTCTCCGCAAAGCTCAGGTGGAGGAGTTCTATGCCATCACTTGGGAGTCACCAAAGGAACAAATCTTTGAAATGCCAACCGGCGGTGCTGCCATAATGAGACAAGGTCCTAACCTTCTCAAGCTTGCTCGGAAAGAGCAGTGCTTGGCTCTCGGCACTCGGCTTCGGTCCAAGTATAAGATTAATTATCAGTTTTACAGAGTGTTTCCAAATGGAGAGGTTCAGTATTTGCACCCAAAAGATGGTGTTTATCCTGAGAAGGTGAATCCTGGACGCCAGGGTGTTGGTCAGAACTTCAGGTCTATTGGTAAGAATGTCAATCCTATTGAGGTTAAGTTCACTGGGAAGCAAGTCTATGATTTGTAA
- the LOC120277398 gene encoding pre-mRNA-splicing factor 18, with product MDLLKQELQRKRQSLAADFGGKKLIKRSEIEQKEIQKLRQEEHRHLQSRSRPLPSSTSNPSSSSSSSSSSLPPALAAASSKKASEAQSDEQRIDDLVLPRHEVIRRLRFLKQPITLFGEDDDTRLDRLKLTLKSGVFDVDSDMTEGQTNDFLRDIYELRKRQKAGSLLHDRAKHKRDDGDGIEGDGGDDDGDKDVSGDGGSSGMDADKDIKRMKANFEELCDEDKILVFFKRLLNEWNQELDEMPEADKRTAKGKQMVATFKQCARYLHPLFKFCRKKVLQDDIRQALMVVVKCCMKRDYLAAMDQYIKLAIGNAPWPIGVTMVGIHERSAREKIYTNSVAHIMNDETTRKYLQSVKRLMTFCQRRYPADPSKSVEFNSLANGSDLHSLLSEERVTEKPTSEEKLRIMPAARE from the exons ATGGATCTCTTGAAGCAAGAGCTCCAGCGGAAGCGCCAGAGCCTCGCCGCTGACTTCGGGGGCAAGAAGCTCATCAAGCGCTCCGAGATCGAGCAGAAGGAGATCCAAAAGCTCCGTCAGGAGGAGCACCGCCATCTCCAATCCCGATCCCGTCCCCTTCCCTCCTCCACTTCTAACccttcctcctcctcatcctcctcatcCTCTTCTCTACCCCCTGCCCTCGCTGCCGCCTCCTCCAAGAAGGCCTCCGAGGCCCAATCCGATGAGCAGCGCATCGATGACCTCGTCCTCCCCCGCCACGAGGTCATCCGCCGCCTTCGATTTCTTAAGCAACCCATCACCCTTTTCGGCGAGGACGATGATACCCGGCTTGATCGCCTCAAGCTCACCCTTAAATCGGGGGTTTTCGATGTTGATAGCGATATGACCGAGGGTCAGACCAATGACTTCCTCCGCGATATCTACGAGCTCCGGAAGCGCCAGAAGGCCGGATCGTTACTCCATGATCGGGCGAAGCACAAGCGGGACGATGGCGATGGGATTGAGGGCGATGGTGGCGATGACGATGGGGATAAGGATGTCAGCGGCGATGGGGGCTCGTCGGGAATGGATGCTGATAAGGATATCAAGAGGATGAAGGCGAATTTTGAGGAGCTGTGCGACGAGGATaagattcttgtttttttcaagaGGCTGTTGAATGAGTGGAATCAGGAGTTGGACGAGATGCCGGAGGCTGATAAGCGGACAGCAAAGGGCAAGCAGATGGTTGCTACCTTCAAGCAGTGCGCTCGGTACCTCCATCCTTTGTTCAAGTTTTGCAGAAAAAAG GTTCTTCAAGATGATATCCGTCAAGCATTGATGGTAGTGGTTAAATGTTGCATGAAACGAGATTATTTGGCTGCTATGGATCAGTACATAAAGTTGGCCATTGGCAATGCACCTTGGCCTATTGGTGTTACTATGGTTGGCATTCACGAGCGTTCAGCTCGTGAGAAGATTTACACAAACAGTGTTGCTCATATCATGAACGATGAGACAACTCGAAAGTACCTGCAGTCTGTGAAGAGACTAATGACGTTCTGCCAGCGTCGATACCCAGCAGATCCTTCCAAGTCAGTGGAATTCAATAGTTTGGCAAACGGAAGCGACCTTCATTCTCTTCTATCTGAGGAAAGGGTGACTGAGAAACCTACATCCGAGGAAAAGCTCCGCATAATGCCTGCAGCAAGGGAGTAA
- the LOC120277592 gene encoding insulin-degrading enzyme-like 1, peroxisomal, protein MKILISSSNGDHIMIHQDNIKLNLKLQLFAHIAKQPAFHQFRSVEQLGYITALKQRNDSGVWGIQFVIQSTVKDPAQLDGRVEGFLKMFEDKLYEMTDDQFKSNVNALIDMKLEKYKNLREESTVYCREISDGTLRFDRQESEVAALRELTKQELFEFFNSYIKVDAPQRKTLSIQVYGCLHSAEFQSSIHESSSLQNCQIRDIFSFKRSRPFYGSFRGGLGQMKL, encoded by the exons atgaaaatattaattagcTCTTCAAACGGTGATCACATTATG ATTCATCAagataatatcaaattaaatttaaagctTCAGCTGTTTGCTCATATTGCAAAACAACCAGCTTTCCATCAGTTTCGGTCAGTTGAACAACTTGGCTACATAACTGCGCTCAAGCAAAG AAATGATTCAGGGGTTTGGGGAATTCAGTTCGTCATCCAATCCACAGTGAAA GACCCCGCACAGCTTGATGGTAGGGTTGAAGGTTTTCTGAAGATGTTTGAAGATAAACTTTATGAAATGACTGATGATCAATTTAAG AGCAATGTCAATGCACTGATTGATATGAAGCTGGAGAAATATAAGAACTTGAGGGAAGAATCTACTGTCTACTGCAGAGAAATTTCTGATGGTACTCTGAGGTTTGATCGGCAGGAGTCCGAG GTGGCAGCCCTAAGGGAACTGACAAAGCAAGAACTGTTTGAGTTCTTCAATTCATACATCAAAGTCGATGCCCCACAGAGAAAGACTCTCAGTATTCAAGTCTATGGGTGTCTGCATTCTGCTGAGTTCCAAAGTTCGATTCATGAATCAAGTTCACTTCAAAACTGTCAAATTAGAGACATATTCAGCTTCAAAAGGTCGAGGCCTTTTTATGGTTCCTTTAGAGGCGGCTTAGGCCAGATGAAACTGTGA
- the LOC120277593 gene encoding sugar transport protein 8-like: MVFAIVSSSARGGYRVIIVFLFFTSLFKRGRLGIGIPMKSSSSNFNASSVPGLQKDDKAHNVVVHVGAKVVDHVQKSSLHNEMHHTIIGGILVATLHDNNTLGKGMAVGVVLLVCLFLSGFAWSWGPLGWLIPSETFPLETRTAGYAFAVSSNMLFTFLIAQAFLSMLCQMKSGIFFFAGWIIIMALFIKFMLPETKGIPIEEMTERVWKNHWYWKRFMVEDECELSKMEKGISP, encoded by the exons ATGGTCTtcgctattgtttcatcgtcagccagAGGTGGATACAGagtcattattgttttcctcttttttacAAGTCTCTTCAAACGTGGTCGTCTTGGAATAGGCATCCCGATGAAGTCGTCGTCATCAAATTTCAACGCCTcgtccgtcccgg GTCTTCAAAAGGATGACAAGGCTCATAATGTTGTTGTGCACGTAGGAGCTAAGGTTGTTGATCATGTACAGAAGTCTAGCTTGCACAACGAGATGCATCAT ACAATCATAGGAGGAATTCTGGTAGCGACGTTGCATGACAATAACACACTGGGAAAGGGAATGGCTGTTGGAGTGGTGTTGTTGGTCTGCCTATTTTTGTCTGGATTTGCATGGTCATGGGGTCCTCTTGGTTGGTTGATACCAAGTGAAACATTCCCACTAGAAACAAGAACAGCTGGTTATGCATTTGCTGTGAGTTCAAACATGCTCTTCACTTTCCTCATTGCACAAGCATTTCTATCAATGTTGTGCCAGATGAAGTCTGGTATCTTCTTCTTCGCGGGGTGGATCATCATCATGGCGTTGTTCATAAAATTCATGCTGCCAGAGACCAAAGGGATTCCAATAGAGGAGATGACTGAAAGAGTGTGGAAGAATCATTGGTATTGGAAGAGGTTCATGGTTGAAGATGAATGTGAGCTTTCCAAGATGGAGAAGGGCATTTCACCCTAA